The Thermoplasmataceae archaeon genome has a segment encoding these proteins:
- a CDS encoding peroxiredoxin, translated as MDENKFPLIGEKFPELNVDTTQGALVLPDTFKGKWFMLFSHPGDFTPVCTTEFFSFSKRYEDFQKLNTELIGLSVDSTISHIEWINWIEANLKIHVPFPIIGDAMGRVATRMGMLHAESSASTVRAVFIVDPNSIVRLIMYYPLEIGRNVDELLRAIKALQMADKYKAAIPANWPSNEIMGENVINPPPRNVKDSKTRMQQYKGFAWWLTYKEIPEEEVKEARKFVKPKKE; from the coding sequence ATGGATGAAAACAAGTTTCCACTGATAGGAGAGAAATTCCCGGAATTAAATGTAGATACAACACAGGGTGCGCTGGTACTTCCAGATACATTCAAGGGAAAGTGGTTTATGCTTTTCAGCCACCCCGGAGACTTCACACCTGTATGCACCACGGAATTCTTCTCTTTTTCCAAGAGATACGAAGATTTCCAGAAACTGAACACTGAGCTCATAGGCCTGTCTGTGGATAGCACCATAAGTCACATCGAATGGATCAACTGGATAGAAGCAAACCTGAAGATACATGTTCCGTTTCCCATAATTGGAGATGCCATGGGAAGAGTAGCCACCAGGATGGGCATGCTTCATGCGGAGTCCTCAGCTTCCACGGTAAGAGCTGTATTCATTGTTGACCCTAACTCAATTGTCAGACTCATAATGTATTACCCCCTTGAGATTGGCAGAAACGTTGACGAACTGTTGAGGGCGATAAAGGCTTTGCAAATGGCGGACAAATATAAGGCAGCGATCCCAGCAAACTGGCCAAGCAACGAGATAATGGGCGAGAACGTGATCAACCCACCTCCTAGGAACGTGAAGGATTCAAAGACAAGAATGCAGCAGTACAAGGGGTTTGCCTGGTGGCTCACATACAAGGAAATCCCTGAAGAGGAAGTGAAGGAAGCCCGAAAGTTTGTAAAACCAAAAAAAGAATGA
- a CDS encoding SCP2 sterol-binding domain-containing protein encodes MSSKEILNVIVEGVNSKAEIAKELATWDKVIQFKLPDASSYYLQISGGKFTLSDGEKVPAAATISAADAVLTEIFTGATDPVKAFLQGKVKISGDIFGAQKLTGIISKYRK; translated from the coding sequence ATGAGTTCCAAGGAGATTCTAAACGTTATTGTGGAAGGTGTGAACAGCAAGGCAGAAATAGCAAAGGAGCTAGCAACATGGGACAAGGTCATACAGTTCAAGCTGCCTGATGCCTCATCTTATTATCTGCAAATCTCCGGCGGCAAATTTACTCTTTCTGACGGGGAAAAGGTCCCCGCTGCAGCAACAATATCCGCTGCGGATGCAGTCTTGACAGAAATTTTCACCGGCGCTACGGACCCCGTAAAAGCGTTCCTTCAGGGGAAGGTCAAGATCTCCGGTGATATTTTTGGTGCCCAGAAACTCACAGGAATAATCAGCAAGTACAGGAAGTGA
- a CDS encoding cytochrome ubiquinol oxidase subunit I, translating into MSMADFDRFLFAYTIGSHIILVSASIGLILLIAILEIMNSRKKNPNYDILLGRLKKIFVISFGVGTASGIVMAVELINLFPTFMTLVSETGVIAAFYAEIFTFFLETIALVMYVYYDGVFKWKYTNIALSLTIAAGTILSAVFITMVNAWMNTPNGFNITTYLSTGTVTGVNPWAPFATVSTFPEIAHVVTTTVFAGMMMLGVFFAIKYLRAREAGEKSLAVSALHIIGVVSIIDIVLVGISGSHEMSTVLLQQPLKYAAFDLNYLPGSNMPERLFGSLVNGNVIGAITIPSVQSLLAGLETNVSILPGLSTYPQSLWPPLMIHTTFDTMVVGGLLIGLYLFIMFLMFVLKKDPIQYRAMIILQIIGGIFAFIIYELGWVTDEVGRQPWIVYNVLTVNNAINPSTALLVPGFFIVAFYLVIVPATFYFFSRIYSSQKIPKKAEKSLNQGGVNY; encoded by the coding sequence ATGTCAATGGCTGATTTTGACCGGTTTCTATTTGCCTATACCATAGGGTCACACATAATACTGGTCTCTGCAAGTATAGGCTTGATCTTATTGATAGCAATCCTTGAGATAATGAATTCAAGGAAGAAAAATCCAAATTACGATATTCTCCTTGGCAGGCTGAAGAAGATATTCGTTATTTCATTTGGAGTAGGAACGGCGAGCGGCATAGTAATGGCCGTGGAACTGATCAACCTCTTTCCTACATTCATGACTCTAGTTTCGGAAACCGGGGTTATAGCTGCGTTCTATGCCGAGATATTCACGTTCTTCCTGGAGACCATTGCGCTGGTAATGTATGTATACTATGATGGAGTTTTCAAGTGGAAGTATACAAATATTGCGCTATCACTGACCATTGCAGCAGGGACAATCCTTTCTGCTGTATTCATAACTATGGTCAATGCTTGGATGAACACTCCAAACGGCTTCAATATTACGACATACCTGAGCACCGGAACTGTTACTGGCGTGAACCCGTGGGCTCCATTTGCAACCGTGTCAACGTTTCCTGAGATTGCTCATGTGGTCACAACAACTGTCTTCGCCGGGATGATGATGCTGGGAGTATTCTTCGCTATCAAGTATCTGAGGGCACGGGAAGCGGGAGAAAAATCCCTGGCCGTCTCGGCGTTGCACATCATCGGCGTAGTAAGCATCATAGACATTGTTCTCGTTGGGATTTCCGGGAGCCACGAGATGTCTACCGTACTATTACAGCAGCCATTAAAATACGCCGCGTTTGATCTCAATTATCTGCCTGGATCAAACATGCCGGAGAGACTTTTTGGATCGCTGGTTAACGGCAACGTGATTGGCGCAATTACCATTCCTTCAGTGCAGAGCCTTCTGGCTGGGCTCGAAACCAACGTATCCATTTTACCCGGATTAAGCACCTACCCGCAGAGTCTGTGGCCGCCGCTTATGATTCATACAACGTTTGATACAATGGTGGTTGGGGGCCTGCTGATTGGTCTCTACCTCTTCATAATGTTCCTAATGTTTGTGCTGAAGAAGGACCCAATTCAGTACAGAGCCATGATAATACTGCAGATAATCGGTGGAATATTTGCCTTCATAATATACGAACTTGGCTGGGTAACGGATGAGGTCGGAAGACAGCCATGGATTGTCTATAATGTGCTCACGGTAAACAATGCCATAAATCCATCAACGGCCCTGTTGGTGCCTGGATTCTTCATAGTGGCCTTTTACCTGGTCATTGTTCCGGCTACATTCTACTTTTTCTCAAGGATATACAGCTCGCAGAAGATTCCTAAAAAAGCTGAAAAATCACTGAACCAAGGGGGTGTTAACTATTAA
- a CDS encoding ABC transporter ATP-binding protein, translating to MPLIDVQEVSKSFGSFEALRNVSFSIGQGERVTILGPNGAGKTTIMKLLVGLLTPDSGSISIDGNPPSSIEARSIIGYLPEDAQPYRVLTVRENLEYIAALRNVENVKDRADLIIEYLGLGDLEKTRISALSRGNVQRVSIGIAMMHSPKIMLMDEPLNYLDIPTQESVIKFLDSFHATYFVSTHILSIARRMTERVLMISKGAIRWQGTIRDLEGMSSGEESLEATVSRMMQNDR from the coding sequence ATGCCTCTTATAGACGTTCAGGAAGTGTCAAAGAGTTTCGGAAGTTTTGAAGCGCTCAGGAACGTCTCATTTTCCATCGGCCAGGGTGAGCGAGTTACAATACTTGGACCGAATGGCGCAGGTAAGACTACCATCATGAAACTGCTTGTTGGTCTCCTTACTCCAGATTCTGGTAGCATTTCAATAGATGGAAACCCCCCAAGTTCAATAGAAGCCAGGTCTATTATCGGCTATCTTCCTGAAGATGCGCAGCCGTACCGTGTCCTGACGGTGAGGGAAAACCTCGAATACATAGCAGCTCTCAGGAACGTCGAGAATGTAAAAGACAGGGCAGACCTAATTATTGAGTACCTTGGCCTTGGGGACCTGGAAAAGACCAGGATATCTGCCCTGTCAAGAGGGAACGTACAGCGTGTGTCCATAGGAATAGCTATGATGCATTCCCCGAAGATCATGCTTATGGATGAGCCCCTGAACTATCTCGATATACCAACCCAGGAGAGCGTGATTAAATTCCTTGACTCATTCCACGCAACCTACTTTGTTTCTACGCACATACTTTCCATAGCCAGAAGGATGACTGAACGCGTCCTTATGATTTCAAAGGGGGCTATCAGATGGCAGGGAACAATCAGGGATCTGGAAGGGATGTCATCTGGAGAAGAAAGCCTGGAAGCAACGGTTTCAAGGATGATGCAGAATGATCGGTAA
- a CDS encoding M1 family metallopeptidase, whose amino-acid sequence MEIHCYDLELDINYEKMTYTGREKISLTLENEPLVINALDLSVSKVTIGGKGVKFTHDNSKEELRIEGTSKGLNEVNIEFSAKVNDALVGLYKAKAKSGIMLTTQFESTGARRMFPCLDNPGYKAEFNLSVKIDRALDAISNMPIESEDNDGKKKTIKFRKTPRMSTYLLYLGVGKFDNMTRKSGDVEYILTAPKGHLKSTEFPLEVAIKSVEFYEKYFNIKYVLPKMHLIAVPEFAAGAMENWGAITFRESVLLVNESTSSAVKKRVAEVIAHEIAHQWFGDLVTMKWWNDLWLNESFATFMAFKTVDNLFPKWEMTGDFVISETEGALTGDSLHNSHPIDVDVKDPNEVAMIFDEISYGKGGSILRMIESYVGQDNFRDGIREYLKEKSFSNARGNDLWLSIEKTSKMPVTKVMEAWIKTMGYPVIKATKRGSNIALRQEQFFMNGATSNTIWPVPLTVARENGTESILFDKREMEIPSKGFLRLNQDQTGFYRVLYSDDLFREVLSRSSTFSNLDRWGIVNSQYSFLMAGLINIEEYTTRIREFFKNTDHLTVDEISNDLNLLYLIIPKSEKIRALASEYTSYHVERLGMKREGEPDVISSLRGKLWQRLSMVNQDWAKKTSTMFGKYAQVDPDLRLGVALSEAQTENDVSKIESVFRKVDSDEDRTKLISAMGFLSGRDNNLAVVKMIENGEIKKQDTIRFYIAAAMNPANRKFMLEHLPNAVDEMKKIFSGTMYTSRMVEGVTPLIGVEYEKEVKNLLEKIRSPEIETGIKKGTEYLQAYTSLINKNRNFY is encoded by the coding sequence ATGGAAATACACTGCTATGATCTTGAGTTGGACATCAACTACGAGAAGATGACGTACACAGGAAGGGAGAAGATATCACTGACACTTGAGAATGAACCTCTTGTGATAAATGCCCTTGATCTGTCGGTATCGAAAGTGACCATAGGCGGCAAAGGTGTTAAATTTACCCATGATAACAGTAAGGAGGAACTGAGGATAGAGGGGACTTCAAAGGGCCTTAATGAAGTCAACATTGAGTTTTCAGCAAAAGTGAACGATGCACTGGTCGGGTTATACAAAGCAAAGGCAAAGTCGGGCATAATGCTAACAACCCAGTTCGAGTCGACCGGTGCCAGAAGAATGTTTCCCTGCCTCGACAACCCTGGTTATAAAGCAGAATTCAACCTTTCTGTGAAAATAGACAGGGCTCTTGACGCAATTTCGAATATGCCTATTGAATCTGAGGATAATGACGGAAAGAAGAAGACCATAAAGTTCAGGAAAACTCCCAGGATGTCAACATATCTGCTTTATCTTGGAGTCGGGAAGTTTGACAACATGACCAGGAAGAGCGGCGATGTTGAATACATACTCACGGCACCGAAAGGACACCTTAAATCAACGGAATTCCCTCTGGAAGTCGCCATAAAGTCCGTAGAGTTCTATGAGAAATATTTCAACATCAAGTACGTGCTTCCTAAGATGCACCTCATAGCAGTTCCTGAATTTGCGGCAGGAGCAATGGAAAACTGGGGTGCTATAACGTTCAGGGAATCAGTGCTTCTGGTGAATGAATCGACCAGCTCGGCAGTTAAGAAGAGAGTGGCAGAGGTAATAGCCCATGAGATAGCGCACCAGTGGTTCGGCGATCTCGTAACGATGAAGTGGTGGAACGATCTCTGGCTCAATGAAAGTTTTGCCACATTCATGGCCTTCAAGACTGTGGACAACCTATTCCCGAAGTGGGAAATGACTGGCGACTTCGTGATATCGGAAACAGAAGGAGCACTTACTGGCGATTCCTTGCATAATTCGCATCCCATAGATGTGGACGTTAAGGATCCGAACGAGGTTGCCATGATCTTCGATGAGATCAGCTACGGAAAGGGTGGAAGCATCCTCAGGATGATTGAATCATATGTTGGGCAAGACAACTTCAGGGACGGTATCCGGGAATATCTCAAGGAAAAGTCCTTTTCCAACGCCAGAGGAAATGACCTCTGGCTATCCATAGAAAAGACCTCAAAGATGCCCGTTACAAAGGTAATGGAAGCGTGGATCAAAACAATGGGATACCCAGTTATAAAGGCCACCAAGAGGGGAAGCAATATTGCCTTGAGACAGGAGCAGTTCTTCATGAACGGAGCAACTTCTAACACGATCTGGCCCGTACCACTCACAGTCGCAAGGGAAAACGGCACGGAATCAATACTGTTCGACAAGAGGGAAATGGAAATACCATCGAAAGGGTTCCTTAGACTTAACCAGGATCAGACTGGTTTTTACAGGGTCCTTTACAGTGACGATCTTTTCAGGGAAGTTCTTTCCAGATCCAGTACTTTTTCAAACCTGGACAGATGGGGCATCGTGAACAGCCAGTATTCGTTCCTCATGGCGGGACTGATAAATATTGAGGAGTATACAACGCGCATCAGGGAATTTTTCAAGAACACAGACCATCTGACGGTCGACGAGATCAGCAATGACCTGAACCTGCTGTACCTCATAATACCCAAGAGCGAAAAGATACGTGCGTTAGCATCAGAATATACATCATACCACGTCGAGAGGCTGGGCATGAAGAGGGAGGGAGAACCTGATGTGATATCTTCGCTCAGAGGGAAGCTCTGGCAGAGGCTCTCCATGGTGAACCAGGATTGGGCAAAGAAAACCTCCACAATGTTTGGGAAGTATGCCCAGGTTGATCCAGATCTGAGACTTGGCGTTGCTCTTTCGGAAGCACAGACAGAAAACGACGTCTCGAAAATTGAATCCGTGTTCAGGAAGGTGGACAGCGATGAGGACAGAACCAAACTAATATCCGCAATGGGATTTCTTTCAGGAAGAGACAATAATCTTGCAGTTGTGAAAATGATTGAAAACGGTGAAATCAAGAAACAGGATACAATCAGGTTTTACATTGCGGCGGCAATGAACCCTGCAAACCGCAAATTCATGCTTGAACACCTGCCAAATGCAGTGGATGAAATGAAAAAGATATTTTCCGGTACAATGTACACATCGAGAATGGTGGAAGGCGTCACCCCGCTAATCGGGGTTGAGTATGAGAAAGAGGTAAAAAACCTCCTGGAAAAGATCAGGAGCCCGGAAATTGAAACTGGAATAAAGAAGGGAACTGAGTACCTGCAAGCATACACTTCACTGATCAACAAGAACAGGAACTTTTATTGA
- a CDS encoding peroxiredoxin — protein MELTVGMEAPDFVSADQMGREVRLSQFKGKPVVLYFYPKDDTPGCTVEACNFRDNNEEFEKKGVKVLGVSVDTPQSHKKFQDKFGLNFTLVADHSKEISQKYNVLSGSTARRVTYIISKDGKVAHIYPKVTPKDHATEVMSKLRELKLIS, from the coding sequence ATGGAACTAACGGTAGGAATGGAAGCTCCGGATTTTGTGTCCGCGGATCAGATGGGGAGAGAGGTCAGACTCAGCCAGTTCAAAGGCAAGCCTGTTGTGCTGTACTTTTATCCCAAAGATGACACTCCAGGCTGCACAGTGGAAGCTTGCAACTTCAGGGACAATAACGAGGAATTTGAGAAGAAAGGGGTCAAGGTTCTTGGCGTGAGTGTGGACACACCGCAATCACACAAAAAATTCCAGGACAAATTTGGGTTGAATTTCACGCTTGTTGCCGATCATTCAAAGGAAATTTCCCAGAAGTACAACGTCCTCAGTGGTTCAACTGCGAGACGGGTGACTTACATAATTTCCAAGGATGGCAAAGTAGCCCATATATATCCAAAGGTAACCCCGAAAGATCACGCAACTGAGGTAATGTCAAAGCTAAGAGAGCTGAAACTCATCTCCTAA
- a CDS encoding 3-hydroxyacyl-CoA dehydrogenase/enoyl-CoA hydratase family protein, protein MDIRKVAVIGSGVMGHGIAEVFALAGYDVSLEDSFPEALEKAKKSIAVSLEKLARSGKIKKEDVESINRRLTYHGDLKPAVSDADVVVEAVPEIIEVKKKLFADLEKLCRNDVIIASNTSNIRISTLSEGTSLGSRTVGMHFFNPPVIMKLVEIIKGDRTDNSVFEATFELAKKIGKTPIRVHKDSAGFVVNRISAPESLFFCTLLDKKIARPEEIDTFARGQGLPMGPYELMDYVGIDTVVHSLDYYEKELSPDYGKCAIFREKMKSGLLGLKTGQGFYKWTGGKAEVPKADPTNRVELMDILAIEVNEAVKVIEEGISIPEDIETGVRLGMNRPFGPISVAQGLTNAEIKKKLEDIQNLTGLSVFEPVRSIKEGKLKEIIAVKAPISGDKKPSSAETKPPSESLTGKFVTVEYPAEKVARLVVSNTRNNLINIDVIHELEVHLKEMWNNHEINVIIITGKGDVFSAGAELTQFFASGSDFMENSRLGERVFKLLSEIPKITIAEMKGYVLGGGFELSLACDIRVATEETIIGFPETSLGLLPGWGGSQRLAKLVGISRAMYYILSAERFNGKVANDIGLVSKLYNRISIDTDTLKLAEDLAKRIAPVSAALSKRLINKGSEGSIDDGLEMEAISMGLLYGTDDLKEGISAFIQKRKPEFKGR, encoded by the coding sequence TTGGATATACGGAAAGTAGCCGTGATCGGATCCGGCGTAATGGGACACGGCATAGCTGAAGTGTTTGCGCTGGCCGGTTACGACGTATCGCTTGAGGACAGTTTTCCGGAAGCGCTTGAAAAGGCAAAGAAATCCATAGCAGTCAGCCTTGAGAAACTGGCAAGATCCGGTAAAATCAAGAAGGAAGACGTTGAGTCTATTAACCGGAGACTAACATATCACGGGGATCTGAAGCCTGCTGTTTCAGATGCAGATGTTGTTGTTGAAGCCGTTCCTGAGATTATAGAGGTAAAGAAGAAACTGTTTGCAGATCTTGAGAAACTCTGCAGGAATGACGTGATAATAGCATCAAATACTTCAAACATCAGAATATCTACGCTTTCAGAAGGCACTTCGCTTGGATCAAGAACGGTCGGAATGCATTTCTTCAACCCGCCAGTAATCATGAAACTGGTTGAAATAATTAAGGGGGACAGGACGGATAACAGTGTATTCGAGGCCACATTCGAACTTGCAAAGAAAATAGGTAAAACACCTATCAGGGTTCACAAAGATAGTGCCGGATTTGTGGTTAACAGGATCAGCGCTCCGGAGAGCCTGTTCTTCTGTACCCTCCTGGATAAGAAGATTGCCAGGCCAGAAGAGATAGATACTTTCGCGAGAGGACAGGGCCTCCCAATGGGGCCCTATGAATTGATGGATTACGTGGGGATAGATACTGTTGTCCATTCCTTGGATTATTACGAGAAAGAACTTTCACCTGACTACGGTAAATGCGCTATTTTCAGGGAAAAGATGAAAAGTGGCCTGCTCGGACTTAAGACCGGTCAGGGATTTTACAAGTGGACCGGTGGAAAGGCAGAAGTACCGAAAGCAGACCCCACGAACCGCGTTGAATTGATGGATATCCTCGCCATAGAAGTGAATGAGGCAGTTAAAGTCATAGAGGAAGGCATCTCGATTCCTGAAGACATAGAGACCGGCGTGAGGCTGGGGATGAACCGGCCATTTGGACCGATATCAGTTGCTCAGGGACTAACCAACGCTGAGATAAAGAAGAAGCTTGAGGATATTCAGAACCTCACTGGACTCAGCGTCTTTGAACCAGTGAGATCAATAAAAGAGGGAAAACTAAAGGAGATAATAGCCGTGAAGGCGCCCATCTCTGGGGACAAGAAGCCATCCTCAGCTGAAACGAAGCCTCCCAGTGAATCCCTCACCGGAAAATTCGTAACGGTGGAGTATCCCGCAGAGAAGGTTGCCAGGTTAGTCGTTTCAAATACAAGGAACAACCTGATCAACATAGACGTGATTCATGAACTTGAGGTACATCTCAAAGAAATGTGGAATAACCACGAAATCAACGTGATAATAATCACCGGCAAAGGAGACGTCTTCTCAGCAGGCGCCGAACTGACACAGTTTTTTGCCAGCGGATCTGATTTCATGGAGAACTCACGGCTGGGCGAAAGAGTCTTCAAGTTACTATCGGAAATACCAAAGATCACTATTGCGGAGATGAAGGGATATGTCCTGGGTGGAGGATTTGAACTCTCTCTGGCCTGTGATATCAGGGTCGCGACAGAAGAAACGATCATCGGTTTCCCGGAGACAAGTCTTGGATTGCTCCCTGGCTGGGGAGGATCTCAGAGGCTTGCCAAACTGGTAGGTATCTCGCGCGCAATGTACTACATCCTTTCCGCCGAGAGATTTAACGGCAAAGTTGCAAACGATATTGGACTAGTGTCAAAGCTCTACAACAGGATATCCATAGATACGGATACACTGAAACTTGCTGAAGATTTGGCCAAAAGGATAGCGCCTGTTTCCGCAGCCCTCAGCAAGAGGCTAATAAACAAGGGAAGTGAGGGATCAATAGATGATGGTCTTGAGATGGAGGCAATTTCCATGGGTCTGCTTTATGGCACCGATGACCTGAAGGAAGGGATATCCGCTTTCATACAGAAGAGAAAACCGGAATTTAAGGGACGATGA
- a CDS encoding DUF1947 domain-containing protein, producing the protein MSRHVVSKREMKDVRAAVDGMGIGAISLEGLEVEENRDEKVYFVHGKPVLYVKDSLIPTLFFINSTKPSMRWITVDNGAVPHIMNGANVFAQGIRDMDRTVSKGDMVFVKNLEDVYIAVGIAELSGEEIMANRKGEAIRTIHYPGDRIFKAYQEK; encoded by the coding sequence ATGTCAAGACACGTCGTATCAAAAAGAGAAATGAAGGACGTTCGGGCCGCGGTCGATGGAATGGGAATAGGAGCCATCTCCCTCGAAGGGCTGGAAGTCGAGGAGAACAGGGACGAAAAAGTGTATTTTGTTCATGGTAAGCCTGTATTATACGTAAAGGACTCACTTATTCCAACCCTTTTCTTCATAAACAGCACAAAGCCGTCAATGAGGTGGATCACCGTTGATAACGGGGCGGTTCCGCACATTATGAACGGGGCAAATGTATTCGCCCAGGGGATCAGGGACATGGATCGGACGGTTTCCAAGGGCGACATGGTTTTTGTAAAGAACCTCGAAGACGTCTACATAGCAGTTGGAATAGCCGAGCTTTCTGGAGAAGAAATAATGGCAAACCGGAAAGGAGAGGCCATAAGAACAATTCATTATCCCGGAGACAGGATTTTCAAGGCTTATCAGGAAAAATAG
- a CDS encoding stage II sporulation protein M — protein MDTETFLRKNGVIKLRSLFLLFFVFEMALSAIVSAIPYSNPSLVAQLQSEQNSAASLGLVGTIFYIFPHNLLIATLELIPLFGQFLFVFSMVETSLILSASAASANISGLFSFLILLLLPDSLIELPSYAISSANSVYLLYILIRHTTLLRSKIRKVMYMYLFTVLELFIAGTIESGILEMEKTLPSPTSFLYALLLWIVAIPVIYLLIRLFRHINRDEYGPSFGDITEPLSV, from the coding sequence ATGGATACTGAAACCTTTTTGAGGAAGAATGGCGTAATTAAGTTACGGTCGCTCTTTCTTTTGTTTTTTGTATTCGAAATGGCATTGTCCGCCATAGTTTCAGCTATTCCATACAGCAACCCGAGCCTTGTTGCCCAGCTGCAATCGGAGCAGAATTCTGCAGCTTCTCTTGGCCTGGTAGGCACAATATTTTACATCTTCCCTCACAACCTGTTAATAGCGACACTTGAGCTGATTCCGCTGTTTGGACAGTTTTTATTCGTTTTTTCAATGGTTGAAACCTCACTTATCCTATCTGCTTCCGCGGCATCAGCTAACATTTCCGGTCTGTTCTCATTCCTCATACTGCTTCTGTTACCGGATTCGCTGATCGAACTGCCGTCCTATGCTATATCATCCGCAAACAGCGTCTATCTTCTGTATATCCTGATCAGGCACACCACGCTACTCAGGTCGAAAATCAGAAAAGTTATGTACATGTATCTTTTCACGGTCCTGGAACTGTTCATTGCCGGCACTATTGAATCTGGAATACTAGAAATGGAAAAGACTCTGCCTTCGCCGACTAGCTTTCTGTACGCTCTTCTCCTGTGGATCGTGGCAATTCCAGTCATATATCTCCTCATAAGGCTCTTCAGGCACATAAACAGGGACGAGTACGGGCCATCTTTCGGCGATATAACGGAACCTTTAAGCGTGTGA
- a CDS encoding thioredoxin family protein — translation MALIRKEDQEYLKSEFEKHLKEDVDLVVFTSNDSDCKYCKETLELATEVSAIDSRIHLIVYNFDEDKEKAKSFGIEKYPATIIEKHGHETGRVRYYGIPSGYEFGSLIEDLKIVSSGEADVSSRAMEIISQIDKPVKIQVFVTPTCPYCPKAVTTAHKFAVRNKHITGEMVESMEFEKEAEEAGVSSVPHIVINNDVQFVGAYPDDQFAEYVLEAYKHA, via the coding sequence ATGGCACTAATCAGAAAGGAAGATCAAGAATATCTAAAATCAGAATTTGAAAAACACCTGAAAGAAGATGTTGACCTTGTTGTTTTCACGTCAAACGACTCGGATTGCAAGTACTGCAAGGAAACACTTGAACTTGCAACTGAGGTATCCGCAATTGACAGCAGAATCCACCTGATCGTCTATAATTTTGATGAAGATAAGGAAAAGGCAAAAAGCTTTGGCATTGAGAAATACCCTGCCACAATAATAGAGAAGCACGGACATGAGACCGGAAGGGTCAGGTACTATGGTATACCATCTGGATATGAATTTGGTTCCCTCATTGAAGACTTAAAGATCGTTTCAAGCGGAGAAGCTGACGTTTCCTCAAGGGCCATGGAGATAATCTCACAGATCGACAAGCCGGTAAAGATACAGGTTTTTGTTACTCCTACATGCCCATATTGCCCCAAGGCGGTCACTACGGCCCATAAGTTCGCAGTCAGGAACAAGCACATAACCGGTGAGATGGTGGAATCCATGGAATTCGAGAAAGAAGCCGAAGAAGCTGGTGTTTCAAGTGTTCCTCACATTGTCATCAACAATGATGTACAGTTTGTTGGAGCGTACCCGGACGACCAGTTTGCCGAATATGTTCTTGAAGCTTACAAACACGCATAA
- a CDS encoding ABC transporter permease, whose translation MSGLWPLTVRELKKWIRNPTFLFTGLIQPIFWIALFGSALDITKLLSSSSAGVGVATAYVLDGAPNYITFLVGGVLTTMGLFTAMFAGTQIIFDRRLGPMGRFLSSPIRRSSIVFSKIISSVIRIIPQVVILIIAALLIPNGLIFQHGFTLLDVLVLATAIILIAFIFSSIFSVIATRMTNMNSIFGIVNLVNLPLMFMSYAMFPSTMMAGWLSNVAQYNPVSWSAQAIRTVIINGSLSASQWSQEGQWLGALAVLAAGLLLLTAYLVEKEIRD comes from the coding sequence ATGAGCGGACTGTGGCCCCTTACTGTTAGGGAACTGAAGAAGTGGATCAGAAACCCGACATTTCTATTCACAGGGTTGATACAGCCAATATTCTGGATAGCCCTGTTCGGTAGTGCGTTGGATATTACCAAACTGCTGTCGTCCTCTTCCGCAGGCGTTGGCGTTGCTACGGCCTATGTTCTGGACGGAGCCCCCAATTACATAACGTTCCTGGTTGGTGGTGTGCTAACAACAATGGGGTTATTTACGGCCATGTTTGCAGGCACCCAGATAATATTCGACAGGAGGCTGGGTCCAATGGGAAGATTCCTTTCATCGCCTATCAGGAGAAGCTCCATTGTTTTCTCAAAAATAATATCTTCCGTAATCAGGATCATTCCGCAGGTGGTGATTCTCATAATAGCTGCCCTCCTTATTCCTAACGGTCTGATTTTTCAACATGGTTTTACGCTTCTGGATGTTCTTGTGCTAGCAACGGCCATAATCCTAATTGCATTCATTTTCTCATCCATTTTCAGCGTCATTGCTACAAGGATGACCAACATGAATTCAATATTCGGAATTGTGAACCTTGTCAACCTCCCCCTTATGTTCATGAGCTACGCAATGTTTCCTTCGACGATGATGGCGGGATGGCTCTCTAATGTGGCTCAGTACAATCCCGTATCCTGGTCTGCCCAGGCAATCAGGACGGTCATTATCAACGGGAGCCTCTCCGCTTCACAGTGGAGCCAGGAAGGACAGTGGCTCGGTGCACTTGCGGTGCTTGCGGCCGGACTGTTGCTACTCACAGCATATCTCGTCGAAAAGGAGATAAGGGACTGA